A single Anaerolineae bacterium DNA region contains:
- a CDS encoding efflux RND transporter periplasmic adaptor subunit — translation MLKVNFKFSSFKFLLLLWSTLLISYSTALAGDTGENKISSPVPVQVAVVQKKMVSEQISLVGTTEAIAGSTVAAEVSGVVEYYPVKEGDFVKKGQLLARLRSTDSEIRLKGAMAAREKIRANLQNAEKELARFSRLKDADSIAARQYDEALYNHNSILQEFLQTKAEVERLCYEIKQKEVFAPFSGFIVKEYAQIGEWINFGGPVVTMLDLNQIRISVDVPERYAVMLSPQSKVGIIVKSISNDPLWGRIYAVLPQGDQNSRTFPVRINLPNPDVKIKSGMEAIVTFNLPGLESVLLIPKDAVVVEGNKRLIFSVTEGKAMPVYVKVIGYYDGNAGVQGDLKPGDQVVIRGNERLRPGQNVRIE, via the coding sequence ATGCTAAAAGTGAATTTTAAGTTTTCTTCTTTTAAATTCTTATTGCTCTTATGGTCGACACTGCTTATTTCGTATTCAACTGCCCTGGCCGGCGATACCGGAGAAAATAAAATCTCATCGCCTGTTCCGGTTCAGGTTGCCGTTGTGCAGAAAAAGATGGTTTCAGAGCAGATATCTTTAGTGGGAACTACAGAAGCGATAGCCGGCAGTACTGTTGCTGCGGAAGTATCCGGCGTTGTGGAGTATTATCCTGTAAAAGAGGGTGATTTTGTCAAAAAGGGACAACTGCTTGCAAGGTTAAGATCTACAGATTCGGAAATTCGTCTTAAAGGCGCTATGGCTGCAAGAGAGAAGATCAGAGCAAACCTTCAAAATGCCGAAAAGGAGCTTGCAAGGTTTAGCAGACTTAAAGATGCAGACAGTATCGCTGCAAGGCAATATGATGAGGCTCTATATAATCATAACAGCATTTTGCAGGAATTTTTGCAAACCAAGGCAGAAGTAGAGCGTCTTTGTTATGAGATAAAACAAAAAGAGGTTTTTGCTCCTTTTTCAGGCTTTATTGTCAAGGAATATGCCCAGATTGGTGAATGGATTAATTTCGGCGGACCTGTAGTTACCATGCTTGATCTTAACCAAATTCGTATAAGTGTGGATGTGCCTGAGCGTTATGCGGTTATGCTTTCTCCTCAAAGCAAGGTCGGTATAATTGTAAAAAGCATCTCAAACGATCCTCTTTGGGGCAGGATCTATGCAGTGCTTCCTCAAGGGGACCAAAATTCCAGGACCTTTCCTGTAAGGATAAATCTTCCAAATCCGGATGTTAAGATCAAAAGCGGGATGGAGGCAATAGTTACCTTTAACCTGCCGGGCCTGGAAAGCGTTCTGCTTATACCAAAAGATGCGGTGGTTGTCGAGGGAAACAAGAGGCTGATTTTTTCTGTAACAGAGGGAAAAGCCATGCCTGTATATGTAAAAGTCATCGGCTATTATGATGGAAATGCGGGCGTTCAAGGGGATTTAAAACCCGGAGATCAGGTTGTGATACGCGGAAATGAACGCCTCAGGCCTGGTCAGAACGTAAGGATTGAGTAA
- a CDS encoding RluA family pseudouridine synthase, with amino-acid sequence MSQNKYSPHNHPRQKCFTILVNEHDAGKRLDMVVASCISDCSRSFSANLIRNGKILVHGTLKKPGYHVREGDEICGLIPSPKPVLFEPEPVEIDIIYEDEHLVVINKQPGLVVHPAPGHHRGTLVNGLLYHCPGLKEMGEKLRHGIVHRLDKNTSGVLVVAKNEVAHNNLALQFKSRKIKKRYLAIVRGKTGSDSGAISLPIGRHPINRKKMSTISRKTRSAETSWKVMERFCKATLLEINLKTGRTHQIRVHCNAINHPVLGDSVYCGRKTLKNIKAPRQMLHAWQIEFTHPVTKISMSFEAPVPQDMKELIKALRLSQQPEVVNAKSEF; translated from the coding sequence ATGAGCCAGAATAAATATTCCCCTCATAATCACCCCAGGCAGAAATGCTTTACAATCCTTGTTAATGAACACGATGCCGGCAAACGGCTTGATATGGTTGTTGCATCCTGCATTTCCGATTGTTCACGCTCTTTTTCTGCAAATTTGATCCGCAATGGGAAGATACTTGTTCATGGAACGCTAAAAAAGCCGGGATACCATGTAAGGGAAGGTGATGAAATATGCGGTCTTATTCCGTCTCCCAAACCGGTTTTGTTTGAACCCGAACCTGTTGAAATCGATATTATATATGAAGATGAGCATCTTGTGGTGATTAACAAGCAGCCCGGACTCGTTGTTCATCCAGCGCCCGGCCACCATAGAGGAACTCTGGTAAATGGACTTCTTTATCATTGCCCCGGCCTTAAAGAGATGGGAGAAAAACTAAGGCATGGAATTGTACACAGGCTTGACAAGAATACATCAGGGGTACTGGTTGTCGCAAAAAACGAGGTCGCTCATAATAATCTGGCATTGCAATTTAAATCAAGAAAGATTAAAAAAAGGTACCTGGCAATTGTTCGCGGCAAAACAGGATCTGATTCAGGCGCAATTTCACTTCCGATCGGCAGACATCCCATTAACAGGAAGAAGATGTCAACAATAAGTCGAAAAACGCGTTCCGCCGAAACATCATGGAAGGTCATGGAGCGTTTTTGTAAGGCAACATTGCTTGAGATTAATTTAAAAACAGGACGCACACACCAGATTCGAGTTCATTGCAATGCAATCAACCATCCTGTTTTGGGCGATTCCGTTTATTGTGGTCGCAAAACATTGAAAAACATTAAAGCTCCAAGACAAATGCTTCATGCATGGCAAATTGAATTCACTCATCCTGTTACAAAAATCAGTATGTCCTTTGAGGCGCCTGTCCCGCAGGATATGAAAGAACTGATAAAAGCCTTGCGGCTATCGCAGCAACCGGAGGTGGTTAATGCTAAAAGTGAATTTTAA
- a CDS encoding CarD family transcriptional regulator has protein sequence MQKKIDDIKDKKVRKFKVGDLAVYPAHGVGRIEAIESRVVNDETHDFYIMKVVENNMLIMIPTWNVESVRLRDIISKHEISKVYDVIRRNQDSLINNQTWNRRYREYMDKIKTGSIYDVAEVFRDLYFIKITKDLSFGERKLFDTATNLLVSELSIAANTNEETMMSKIESLFDEPE, from the coding sequence ATGCAAAAAAAAATAGATGACATAAAAGACAAGAAAGTTCGCAAATTTAAAGTTGGTGACCTTGCGGTTTACCCTGCACACGGAGTCGGCCGTATTGAAGCAATCGAAAGCAGAGTGGTAAACGATGAAACACATGATTTCTACATCATGAAGGTGGTTGAAAACAATATGCTTATCATGATCCCTACCTGGAATGTAGAATCCGTCAGGTTAAGAGATATTATCAGTAAACATGAAATTTCAAAGGTATATGATGTTATTAGGCGGAATCAAGACTCGCTGATTAACAACCAGACCTGGAACCGGCGATACAGGGAGTATATGGACAAAATTAAAACCGGATCTATTTATGACGTGGCGGAAGTGTTTAGAGATCTTTATTTTATTAAAATAACAAAAGATCTGTCCTTTGGGGAACGCAAGCTTTTTGATACCGCAACAAACCTGCTGGTAAGTGAACTTTCGATCGCCGCAAACACTAACGAAGAGACTATGATGTCAAAGATAGAGTCTCTATTTGATGAGCCAGAATAA
- the pth gene encoding aminoacyl-tRNA hydrolase, producing the protein MPQKKVFLVVGLGNPGKTYAATRHNSGFMVLDKIADSFSIPVGKKKFDSLLGRGIIEDLDVILAKPMGFMNRSGPPIHKIKEYFKISCKDILVVHDDIDLAFGTLRIKEKGGSGGHNGVESLIEFLGSNDFPRLRIGIGRSAVFSRKDIDITDYVLSEFSYNEKKNLDQVITKAQDAIITILCKGIKHAMNCFNNKKILLDLK; encoded by the coding sequence ATGCCCCAAAAGAAAGTATTCCTTGTAGTCGGGCTGGGAAATCCGGGCAAAACATATGCAGCGACCCGTCATAATTCCGGATTTATGGTTCTTGATAAGATTGCGGATTCCTTTTCTATCCCGGTCGGCAAAAAAAAGTTTGATTCACTGCTTGGCCGCGGCATTATTGAAGACCTCGATGTTATCCTCGCTAAGCCCATGGGCTTTATGAACAGAAGCGGCCCCCCTATTCATAAAATAAAAGAATATTTTAAGATTTCCTGTAAGGATATTCTGGTTGTTCATGACGATATTGACCTTGCCTTTGGGACATTGCGAATAAAAGAAAAAGGAGGGTCAGGGGGGCACAACGGCGTAGAGTCATTAATTGAATTTTTAGGGTCCAACGATTTTCCACGTCTTCGTATCGGCATTGGACGCAGCGCCGTATTTTCGAGAAAGGATATTGATATTACCGATTACGTCCTAAGTGAATTCAGTTATAATGAAAAAAAGAATCTGGATCAGGTAATCACAAAAGCTCAGGATGCAATAATAACGATCCTTTGCAAAGGTATAAAACATGCAATGAACTGTTTTAACAACAAAAAAATCTTGCTTGATTTAAAATAA
- a CDS encoding 50S ribosomal protein L25, whose amino-acid sequence MELIELKTNIRTSVGNSQARALRRQKQIPAVLYGRGQKSVLLSVYLNDLELALKKTRNNQALLNLVVQDHETYTKPAIIKELQRHPAGRNILHVDFYEIDMNRKIKVRVPVVTKGKSKGVELGGMLQIIRRELEVLCLPLEIPKSFEIDITDLDIGDSVHVKSIPLKDNIEIPADVNFTVLTIISPKAVEEAVPEEAEQEIEAEKAAAEKEVSKAES is encoded by the coding sequence TTGGAATTAATTGAACTTAAAACAAATATCAGGACATCTGTCGGAAATAGCCAGGCCCGCGCTCTTCGGCGCCAAAAACAGATACCTGCGGTGCTTTATGGCCGCGGTCAAAAAAGCGTCTTGCTTTCAGTTTATCTTAACGATCTTGAACTGGCTCTCAAAAAAACCAGGAACAATCAGGCTCTATTAAATCTTGTAGTTCAAGACCATGAAACATACACCAAACCAGCCATTATCAAGGAATTGCAAAGGCATCCTGCTGGACGGAATATTCTTCATGTGGATTTTTATGAAATTGATATGAATCGCAAGATAAAGGTCAGGGTACCTGTTGTAACCAAGGGAAAATCAAAGGGTGTTGAGCTGGGAGGCATGTTGCAGATCATAAGACGTGAACTGGAGGTATTATGCCTGCCATTGGAAATTCCAAAATCCTTTGAAATCGATATTACCGACCTTGATATTGGTGATTCCGTGCATGTTAAAAGTATTCCTCTGAAAGATAACATTGAGATCCCTGCAGATGTTAATTTTACAGTACTAACAATAATCAGTCCAAAGGCTGTAGAAGAAGCTGTGCCTGAAGAAGCCGAACAAGAAATCGAAGCTGAAAAGGCTGCTGCCGAAAAAGAGGTATCTAAGGCTGAAAGTTAA